A genomic window from Agrobacterium tumefaciens includes:
- a CDS encoding ABC transporter ATP-binding protein, with amino-acid sequence MTNPILSISNLNTAFRVGGEWRNVVNDVSFDINAKETVAVVGESGSGKSVTAMSIMRLLSPGNSRVTGRIDFEGKDLLSLPLEAMQKIRGNRIGMIFQEPMTSLNPVLKIGQQITEVLVQHRGMSHAQAEAEAVRLLEKVRIPSAKSRLNEYPMNFSGGMRQRVVIAIALACDPKLLIADEPTTALDVTIQAQILELIKTLQEEEGMSVLFITHDMGVVAEISDRTVVMFRGEQVETGTTHDLFAGASHPYTRALLSVVPQLGSMTGRDRPLRFPRVDMATGEIEPVKPTEDTVKRDTPPILKVDNLITRFPIKQGFLRKTIGRIHAVEGVSLELRQGETLSLVGESGCGKSTTGRSIIRLTDPVSGKVSIGGKDVLKAGKGELADIRRQAQMIFQDPFESLNPRIRVGQAIAEPIIAHGLATASQAHERVGNLLERVGLSASMADRFPHEFSGGQRQRVCIARALALEPKLLIADESVSALDVSVKAQVINLMLDLQEKYGLGYLFISHDMAVVERISHRVAVMYLGEIVEIGSRQAVFENPQHDYTKRLMAAVPIADPSRRQTRRISNEEIKSPFRPADYVPPKRVYEEAGEGHFVLVA; translated from the coding sequence ATGACCAATCCGATCCTGTCGATTTCAAACCTCAATACGGCCTTCCGCGTCGGCGGCGAATGGCGCAATGTCGTCAACGATGTCAGCTTCGACATCAATGCGAAGGAGACCGTCGCCGTCGTCGGTGAATCCGGTTCCGGCAAGAGCGTCACGGCCATGTCGATCATGCGGCTTCTGTCGCCCGGTAATTCGCGGGTGACCGGCCGTATCGATTTCGAGGGCAAGGACCTTCTGTCTCTCCCGCTCGAGGCCATGCAGAAAATCCGCGGCAACCGCATTGGCATGATCTTTCAGGAACCGATGACATCGCTCAATCCGGTCCTGAAGATCGGCCAGCAGATCACCGAAGTTCTGGTGCAGCACCGCGGCATGTCGCATGCGCAGGCGGAAGCCGAAGCCGTGCGGCTGCTGGAGAAGGTACGCATTCCCTCAGCGAAATCGCGTCTCAACGAATATCCGATGAATTTTTCCGGCGGCATGCGCCAGCGTGTCGTCATCGCCATCGCACTTGCCTGCGACCCGAAGCTGCTGATTGCCGATGAGCCGACGACGGCGCTCGATGTCACCATTCAGGCGCAGATCCTCGAACTGATCAAGACCCTGCAGGAAGAGGAGGGCATGTCGGTTCTCTTCATCACCCACGACATGGGTGTTGTCGCCGAAATCTCCGACCGCACGGTGGTGATGTTCCGCGGTGAGCAGGTTGAAACCGGCACGACGCATGATCTATTTGCCGGCGCCAGCCACCCCTATACGCGTGCGCTCCTTTCCGTCGTGCCGCAGCTCGGTTCGATGACCGGCAGGGACCGGCCGCTGCGCTTCCCGCGCGTGGACATGGCGACCGGCGAGATCGAGCCCGTCAAGCCGACGGAGGATACGGTCAAGCGGGATACGCCGCCGATCCTCAAGGTCGACAATCTGATCACGCGCTTCCCGATCAAGCAGGGTTTCCTGCGCAAGACGATCGGCCGCATTCACGCTGTCGAGGGCGTCTCGCTGGAGCTGCGGCAGGGCGAAACCCTCTCGCTTGTCGGCGAATCCGGTTGCGGCAAGTCCACCACCGGCCGCTCGATCATCCGGCTGACGGATCCCGTCTCCGGTAAGGTCAGCATCGGCGGCAAGGATGTGTTGAAAGCCGGCAAGGGTGAGCTTGCCGATATTCGCCGCCAGGCGCAGATGATCTTCCAGGACCCGTTTGAAAGCCTGAACCCGCGCATCCGTGTCGGTCAGGCGATTGCGGAACCGATTATCGCGCATGGGCTGGCGACCGCTTCGCAAGCCCATGAGCGCGTCGGCAATCTCCTCGAACGCGTGGGGCTTTCCGCCTCGATGGCCGATCGTTTCCCGCATGAGTTCTCCGGCGGCCAGCGCCAGCGCGTGTGCATTGCGCGCGCATTGGCACTGGAACCGAAGCTGTTGATCGCCGATGAATCCGTTTCCGCGCTCGATGTGTCGGTAAAGGCGCAGGTCATCAACCTGATGCTTGACCTGCAGGAAAAATACGGTCTGGGTTATCTCTTCATCAGCCATGATATGGCCGTTGTGGAGCGCATCAGCCACCGCGTTGCCGTCATGTATCTCGGTGAGATCGTCGAGATCGGCTCACGTCAGGCCGTGTTCGAAAACCCGCAGCACGACTATACCAAACGGCTGATGGCAGCAGTGCCGATTGCCGATCCTTCACGCCGGCAGACGCGGCGGATTTCCAATGAGGAGATCAAAAGCCCGTTCCGCCCCGCCGATTACGTGCCGCCGAAGCGCGTTTACGAAGAGGCCGGTGAAGGGCACTTCGTGCTGGTTGCATAG
- a CDS encoding DUF1801 domain-containing protein → MVDRKSEKAASIAGSKHPDAAPKLLSGGNPQIAKGYGDAPVQAYIAAMPEWKSALGARIDALIENIVPDVHKAVKWNSPFYGREGDVWFLALHCFTKYVKVTFFDGASLQPMPPGTSKQQKVRYLDIHEGAFDEAQFIEWVKQASQLPGEKM, encoded by the coding sequence ATGGTCGACAGAAAATCGGAGAAAGCTGCCAGTATCGCAGGCTCCAAACATCCGGATGCAGCGCCGAAGCTCCTTTCGGGCGGCAATCCCCAGATTGCCAAAGGCTATGGCGATGCGCCGGTGCAGGCTTATATTGCAGCCATGCCGGAGTGGAAAAGTGCTCTCGGAGCTCGCATCGACGCATTGATCGAGAACATCGTTCCCGACGTACACAAGGCGGTGAAGTGGAACTCGCCTTTTTACGGGAGGGAGGGGGATGTCTGGTTTCTCGCCCTTCATTGTTTTACGAAATACGTCAAGGTTACCTTCTTCGACGGCGCATCGTTGCAGCCGATGCCGCCCGGCACCTCCAAACAACAGAAAGTTCGCTACCTCGATATTCACGAGGGCGCATTCGATGAAGCGCAGTTCATCGAGTGGGTAAAGCAGGCGAGCCAGTTGCCCGGCGAAAAGATGTAG
- a CDS encoding NAD(P)-dependent alcohol dehydrogenase — translation MKALVLEEKGKLSLREFDIASKLGPKDVRIRTHTVGICGSDVHYYTHGKIGHFVVKAPMVLGHEASGTVVETGAEVTHLKAGDRVCMEPGIPDPTSRASKLGIYNVDPAVSFWATPPVHGCLTPEVIHPAAFTYKLPDNVSFAEGAMVEPFAIGMQAALRARIQPGDIAVVTGAGPIGMMVALAALAGGCAKVIVADLAQPKLDIIAAYDGIETVNIREHNLAEAVAAATDGWGCDIVFECSGAAPAVLGMAKLARPGGAIVLVGMPVDPVPVDIVGLQAKELRVETVFRYANVYDRAVALIASGKVDLKPLISATIPFEDSIAGFDRAVEARETDVKLQILMPQ, via the coding sequence ATGAAGGCACTGGTGCTCGAAGAAAAAGGAAAGCTCTCGCTCAGGGAGTTTGATATTGCCAGCAAGCTCGGGCCGAAGGATGTGCGCATCCGCACCCATACGGTCGGCATCTGCGGTTCGGACGTCCATTATTATACCCATGGCAAAATCGGCCATTTCGTCGTGAAGGCGCCGATGGTGCTTGGCCATGAAGCATCTGGAACGGTTGTCGAGACCGGTGCCGAGGTGACCCATCTGAAGGCCGGCGACCGTGTCTGCATGGAGCCTGGCATTCCCGACCCGACATCGCGTGCCTCCAAGCTTGGCATCTACAATGTCGATCCGGCCGTCAGCTTCTGGGCGACCCCTCCCGTCCATGGTTGCCTGACGCCGGAAGTCATTCATCCCGCAGCCTTCACCTACAAGCTGCCCGACAATGTTTCATTTGCCGAGGGCGCCATGGTCGAACCCTTCGCCATCGGCATGCAGGCAGCGCTGAGAGCGCGCATCCAGCCCGGTGATATTGCCGTGGTGACGGGTGCCGGCCCGATCGGTATGATGGTGGCGCTGGCCGCCCTGGCTGGCGGTTGCGCCAAGGTGATCGTCGCCGATCTCGCCCAGCCGAAGCTGGATATCATAGCCGCCTATGACGGGATCGAAACCGTCAATATCCGCGAGCACAACCTCGCCGAAGCGGTTGCGGCTGCGACGGACGGCTGGGGTTGCGATATCGTCTTCGAATGCTCCGGTGCTGCACCTGCCGTGCTCGGAATGGCGAAACTGGCGCGGCCCGGCGGTGCAATCGTTCTCGTCGGCATGCCGGTCGATCCGGTTCCGGTCGATATTGTCGGCCTGCAGGCCAAGGAGCTTCGGGTGGAGACGGTTTTCCGCTACGCCAATGTCTATGACCGGGCGGTCGCCCTCATCGCATCCGGCAAGGTTGACCTGAAGCCGCTGATTTCCGCAACCATTCCCTTTGAAGACAGCATCGCCGGTTTTGATCGCGCGGTGGAGGCAAGGGAAACGGACGTGAAACTGCAAATTCTGATGCCGCAATAA
- a CDS encoding AraC family transcriptional regulator, whose amino-acid sequence MQPDLELVHIRKGESFAAWRHGYPFRTVRWHYHPEYEIHLVVATSGTFYIGDFVGRFGPGQLIMTGPNLPQNWISEIEPDEIVPTRSLVIQFPESFIEDACASMSEMDVVRALLDRSRRGILFDDETSDRVRPLILRLIEAQGLTRLALFWEILDLLVNAPSSEVLASLSYELDLTGIGDSGINRALSHLRQHLTEQVEEIDLADMVGQSPSAFSRAFKRHTGTTLVRYRNQLRIDLACQMLLADQEVKVAEVCYDVGFSNLSNFNRHFLKLKGMSPSRFRTIFAAQKAAVMAD is encoded by the coding sequence ATGCAGCCCGATCTGGAACTGGTGCACATCCGCAAGGGCGAATCCTTCGCTGCCTGGCGGCATGGCTATCCGTTCCGCACCGTGCGCTGGCACTACCATCCCGAATATGAAATTCATCTGGTCGTGGCGACTTCAGGCACGTTCTATATCGGTGACTTCGTCGGTCGCTTCGGCCCCGGTCAGCTCATCATGACCGGTCCCAATCTCCCCCAGAACTGGATCAGCGAGATCGAGCCGGACGAGATCGTGCCGACACGCTCTCTCGTGATCCAGTTTCCGGAGAGCTTTATCGAGGATGCCTGCGCTTCCATGTCGGAGATGGATGTGGTGCGTGCGCTGCTGGATCGCAGCCGCCGCGGCATTCTGTTTGACGACGAGACGAGCGACCGCGTTCGCCCGCTGATTCTTCGGTTGATCGAAGCGCAGGGTCTGACGCGTCTGGCGCTTTTCTGGGAAATTCTCGACCTCCTGGTCAATGCGCCGTCTTCCGAGGTGCTGGCAAGCCTGAGCTACGAACTTGATCTGACCGGCATCGGTGACAGCGGTATCAACCGCGCTCTGTCGCATCTGCGCCAGCATCTGACGGAGCAGGTCGAGGAAATCGATCTTGCCGACATGGTGGGCCAGAGCCCGAGCGCCTTTTCCCGTGCCTTCAAGCGTCATACGGGAACGACGCTGGTGCGGTATCGCAATCAGTTACGCATTGATCTTGCCTGCCAGATGCTCTTGGCGGATCAGGAGGTGAAGGTGGCGGAGGTCTGCTATGATGTGGGCTTCTCCAACCTTTCGAATTTCAACCGGCATTTCCTGAAGCTGAAGGGAATGTCGCCATCGAGGTTCCGGACCATATTCGCGGCCCAGAAGGCGGCGGTCATGGCGGACTAA
- a CDS encoding ABC transporter substrate-binding protein produces MTMKSKLLMATAAIAMMAAPALAQEKLKIGMTFQELNNPYFVSMQEALKEAAASIGADVVVTDAGHDVAKQISDVEDMLQQKIDILLLNPTDSAGIEAAVHAAKAAGVTVVAVDANANGPVDTFVGSKNRDAGYKSCKYLGEALGGKGEVAILDGIPVVPILQRVEGCKAALAEFADIKLVDTQNGRQDRSVALGVVENMIQSRPNLAGIFSVNDGGAMGALAAIQGSGKDIKLTSVDGAPEAVKAIADGGPFIETTAQFPRDQVRVGLAMALAQKWGARVVPKEVPIDVMVVDSKNAGEFSW; encoded by the coding sequence ATGACGATGAAATCGAAACTGCTGATGGCGACAGCCGCAATTGCAATGATGGCCGCTCCGGCGCTCGCGCAGGAAAAGCTGAAGATCGGCATGACCTTTCAGGAGCTGAACAACCCCTATTTCGTGTCGATGCAGGAAGCGCTGAAGGAAGCTGCGGCAAGCATCGGCGCTGACGTCGTCGTCACCGATGCCGGTCATGATGTGGCAAAGCAGATTTCCGATGTTGAAGACATGCTTCAGCAGAAGATCGACATCCTGCTCCTGAACCCCACCGACAGCGCCGGCATCGAAGCCGCCGTGCATGCCGCCAAGGCTGCGGGTGTGACGGTCGTTGCCGTCGACGCCAATGCCAATGGCCCGGTCGATACCTTCGTCGGCTCCAAGAACCGTGATGCAGGCTACAAGTCGTGCAAATACCTCGGTGAAGCGCTCGGCGGCAAGGGCGAAGTCGCAATCCTCGACGGCATTCCGGTCGTGCCGATCCTGCAGCGCGTTGAAGGCTGCAAGGCAGCGCTTGCCGAATTCGCCGACATCAAGCTGGTCGACACGCAGAATGGTCGTCAGGACCGCTCCGTTGCTCTCGGTGTTGTCGAAAACATGATCCAGTCGCGTCCGAACCTTGCCGGTATCTTCTCGGTGAATGACGGTGGTGCGATGGGCGCACTCGCTGCGATCCAGGGGTCCGGCAAGGACATCAAGCTGACCTCGGTTGACGGCGCTCCGGAAGCGGTGAAGGCAATTGCCGACGGTGGCCCTTTCATCGAAACCACCGCGCAGTTCCCGCGTGACCAGGTCCGTGTCGGCCTTGCCATGGCGCTTGCCCAGAAGTGGGGTGCCCGCGTCGTGCCGAAGGAAGTGCCGATCGACGTCATGGTCGTCGACAGCAAAAACGCCGGCGAGTTCAGCTGGTAA
- a CDS encoding sugar ABC transporter ATP-binding protein — protein sequence MLELNGIRKSFGKIEVLRGVDLEARAGEVHALLGENGAGKSTLMKILCGILQPSEGTIRIDGQDRRFANYDEAIAAGIGIVFQEFSLIPYLNAVENMFLAREIRGPLRLLNKGAMRKRAAEIMSRLAVDVPLDVPVHRLSVAQQQFVEIAKALSLDARILVLDEPTATLTPSETEHLFKVMRELRRQGVAIIFISHHLEEIFEICDRITVLRDGELIGSCLTSEVDNDRLVEMMVGRRIEASFPPKPQLDPSAAKVIEVEELQLKKGGPVSRFALRKGEILGFAGLVGSGRTETVLAMLGAHSASRRKIKLDGVDTRFSGPDEALMRGIGLLPESRKEEGLITSFSILQNISLNNYRKYRKAHWFLDLKKELEYTTKAMAQVQVKAQGPFARVDTLSGGNQQKIVIARWLNHDMRVLIFDEPTRGIDVGAKAEIYSLMREFAAKGHSIIMISSELPEVIGMSDRVCVFRSGGIVATVEGADINSETIMTNATTGRVEHVA from the coding sequence ATGCTGGAACTGAATGGAATAAGAAAAAGCTTTGGCAAGATCGAAGTCCTGCGCGGCGTCGACCTTGAGGCGCGCGCCGGTGAGGTGCATGCGCTTCTGGGCGAAAACGGCGCGGGCAAGTCGACTTTGATGAAGATCCTGTGCGGCATTTTGCAGCCATCGGAGGGAACGATCCGCATCGACGGGCAGGATCGCCGCTTTGCCAATTATGACGAGGCGATTGCCGCCGGCATCGGCATCGTATTTCAGGAATTCAGCCTGATCCCCTATCTCAATGCCGTTGAAAACATGTTTCTTGCCCGCGAGATCCGCGGGCCGCTGCGCCTTTTGAACAAGGGCGCCATGCGCAAGCGCGCGGCCGAGATCATGAGCCGTCTGGCCGTGGATGTTCCGCTCGACGTGCCGGTGCATCGTCTTTCGGTTGCCCAGCAGCAATTCGTCGAAATCGCCAAGGCACTGTCGCTGGATGCCCGCATTCTCGTGCTCGACGAGCCGACCGCGACGCTCACCCCATCCGAGACCGAACACCTGTTCAAGGTCATGCGCGAGCTGCGGCGTCAGGGCGTGGCGATCATCTTCATTTCGCATCACCTCGAGGAAATATTCGAGATCTGCGACCGCATCACCGTTCTGCGCGACGGCGAGTTGATCGGTTCCTGCCTGACGTCGGAGGTCGATAATGACCGTCTGGTCGAGATGATGGTCGGCCGGCGTATCGAAGCGAGCTTCCCGCCGAAGCCGCAGCTTGATCCTTCCGCCGCAAAGGTGATCGAAGTCGAAGAGCTGCAGTTGAAGAAGGGTGGCCCCGTCTCGCGCTTTGCGTTGCGCAAGGGTGAAATTCTCGGCTTTGCCGGACTTGTCGGCTCGGGCCGCACGGAAACGGTTCTCGCCATGCTGGGCGCGCATTCCGCCTCGCGCCGCAAGATCAAGCTTGACGGCGTGGACACGCGTTTTTCCGGCCCTGATGAGGCGCTGATGCGCGGCATCGGCCTGCTGCCGGAAAGCCGCAAGGAGGAGGGGTTGATTACCAGCTTCTCCATCCTGCAGAATATTTCGCTGAACAATTATCGCAAATACCGCAAGGCCCACTGGTTCCTCGATCTCAAAAAGGAACTGGAATACACGACAAAGGCCATGGCGCAGGTGCAGGTCAAGGCGCAGGGTCCCTTTGCCCGCGTCGACACGCTTTCGGGCGGTAACCAGCAGAAGATCGTCATCGCCCGCTGGCTGAACCACGACATGCGCGTGCTGATCTTCGATGAGCCGACACGCGGCATTGATGTGGGCGCGAAGGCGGAAATCTATTCGCTGATGCGCGAATTCGCCGCGAAGGGCCATTCGATCATCATGATCTCCTCGGAGCTGCCGGAAGTGATCGGCATGTCGGACCGCGTCTGCGTGTTCCGCTCCGGCGGTATCGTCGCCACCGTCGAGGGCGCAGACATCAATTCAGAAACAATAATGACAAACGCCACCACCGGGAGGGTTGAACATGTCGCTTGA
- a CDS encoding ribose ABC transporter permease — MSLDANTGVAAKTGGFSLGNLLRSPLALPLAGLIVVSILMGLASDNFFSVNNIMNVLRQVSVVGILAVGMTFVILTGGIDLSVGAVMALVGTLSAGLMVNTGLSPAVALPAGLFIGLGIGIFNGALVAWGKMPAIIVTLATMGMARGLGLIYSGGYPVSGIPSWISWFGVGRVGVVPVPVIIMVVIYAVAWVLLQRTAFGRHVYALGGNELAARLSGVKTRRVKLAVYGISGVTAALAALILTGRLMSGQPNAGVGFELDAIAAVVLGGTAIAGGRGLILGTLIGAVLLGILNNGLNLMGINPYLQDVIKGGIILLAIYIGRDWR, encoded by the coding sequence ATGTCGCTTGATGCAAACACCGGCGTTGCCGCGAAAACGGGCGGTTTCAGTCTCGGCAACCTGCTGCGCTCACCATTGGCCCTGCCGCTGGCGGGCCTGATTGTCGTATCGATCCTCATGGGTCTTGCGAGCGACAATTTCTTCAGCGTCAACAACATCATGAACGTGCTGCGGCAGGTGTCCGTCGTCGGCATCCTTGCCGTCGGCATGACCTTCGTCATCCTCACCGGTGGCATCGACCTGTCGGTCGGCGCGGTCATGGCGCTTGTCGGCACGTTGTCCGCCGGCCTCATGGTGAATACTGGCCTGTCGCCCGCAGTTGCCCTGCCGGCTGGCCTCTTCATCGGGTTGGGCATCGGCATCTTTAACGGGGCGCTTGTCGCCTGGGGCAAGATGCCGGCCATCATCGTCACGCTCGCCACCATGGGCATGGCACGCGGTCTCGGCCTTATCTACTCCGGCGGTTATCCGGTCAGCGGCATTCCGAGCTGGATCTCCTGGTTCGGCGTCGGCCGCGTCGGTGTCGTTCCGGTGCCGGTCATCATCATGGTGGTGATCTATGCGGTGGCATGGGTGCTGTTGCAGCGCACGGCCTTCGGCCGTCACGTCTACGCGCTTGGCGGCAACGAGTTGGCGGCCCGCCTTTCAGGCGTGAAGACCCGGCGCGTCAAACTTGCCGTCTATGGCATCTCGGGCGTCACAGCAGCACTTGCGGCCCTCATCCTTACCGGCCGTCTGATGAGTGGTCAGCCCAATGCCGGTGTCGGCTTCGAACTGGATGCCATTGCGGCCGTCGTTCTCGGCGGTACGGCGATTGCCGGCGGCAGGGGTCTCATTCTCGGCACGCTCATCGGTGCGGTGTTGCTCGGTATTCTCAATAACGGCCTCAACCTGATGGGCATCAACCCCTATCTGCAGGATGTCATCAAGGGCGGCATCATCCTGCTGGCCATCTATATCGGGCGCGATTGGCGCTGA
- a CDS encoding SDR family oxidoreductase — MSESLQGKIAVITGAASGIGLATSEALLEQGATVVMVDWNEKALKDLAARLGDRAIPQVTNLLDADSCNAMIPEILEKVDHIDILYCNAGTYIGGELTETTPEAIDKMLNLNVNAVMKNVQAVVPHMSERKTGDIIVTCSIAGHFPTYWEPVYSGSKWAITSFVQGMRRQMIPHGVRVAQVSPGPVVSALLADWPEENLRKAKESGSLIDASEVADAVIYMLTRKRTVTIRDMLVLPTNFDRV, encoded by the coding sequence ATGTCTGAATCGCTGCAAGGCAAGATCGCGGTCATCACCGGTGCCGCATCCGGCATCGGGCTTGCCACATCAGAAGCGCTTCTGGAACAGGGCGCGACCGTGGTCATGGTCGACTGGAACGAGAAAGCCTTGAAAGATCTGGCCGCCAGGCTTGGCGACCGCGCCATCCCGCAGGTGACGAACCTGCTCGATGCCGACAGCTGCAATGCCATGATCCCGGAAATCCTCGAGAAGGTCGATCATATCGACATTCTCTATTGCAATGCCGGCACCTATATCGGCGGTGAGCTGACCGAAACGACGCCTGAAGCCATCGACAAGATGCTGAACCTCAACGTCAACGCCGTCATGAAGAATGTGCAGGCCGTCGTGCCGCATATGTCGGAGCGCAAGACGGGCGATATCATCGTCACCTGCTCGATCGCCGGTCATTTCCCGACCTATTGGGAGCCGGTCTATTCCGGCTCGAAATGGGCGATCACCAGCTTCGTGCAGGGCATGCGCCGCCAGATGATCCCGCATGGCGTGCGCGTCGCGCAGGTCTCGCCAGGCCCGGTCGTGTCCGCGCTTCTCGCAGACTGGCCGGAGGAAAACCTCCGCAAGGCCAAGGAATCGGGTAGCCTTATCGATGCGAGCGAAGTGGCCGATGCCGTTATCTACATGCTGACGCGCAAGCGCACCGTCACCATCCGTGACATGCTGGTGCTGCCGACCAACTTCGACCGCGTCTAA
- a CDS encoding FGGY-family carbohydrate kinase, translating into MASYLVGVDVGTGSARAGVFDVAGKLLATAKRPISMHREDGGIAEQSSGEVWQAVCDSVRESVSRAGIDPAEVAGIGFDATCSLVVRGPDDETLPVGAPDHPERDIIVWMDHRAVEQAERINAGEHAVLKYVGGRISPEMQTPKLLWLRENRPDIYARAEHFFDLTDFLTWKASCALDRSACTVTCKWTYLAHENRWDAEYFNHIGLGDLAEQGFRRIGESVVHPGTALGAGLTEDAAKAMGLVAGTAVAAGLIDAHAGGVGTVAAGGDASRCLGYVFGTSSCTMTTTAEPAFVPGVWGPYYSAMVPGAWLNEGGQSAAGAAIDYLVQLHPAFAEAKVLAEKEGKALAVWLADRALSLAASASAAAEIAEDFHVVPEFLGNRAPFADPHARAVIAGYGMETGVDSLVALYVAGLLGLGYGLRQIIETQARNGAPVETISVSGGAGAHPLARQLLADATGLPVELTECEEPVLLGSAMLGAVAAGTYPDLMAAMPAMSRIAKCASPDPAFQKVHQSRYDAFLALQNAARAIRSASRS; encoded by the coding sequence ATGGCTTCCTACCTTGTTGGCGTCGATGTCGGGACAGGCTCGGCGCGGGCCGGTGTCTTCGATGTCGCGGGCAAGCTTCTCGCCACCGCCAAACGCCCGATCAGCATGCACCGCGAGGATGGCGGCATTGCCGAACAATCGAGCGGTGAGGTGTGGCAGGCGGTTTGCGACAGCGTGCGCGAAAGCGTTTCCCGCGCCGGTATCGATCCGGCCGAAGTTGCCGGCATCGGTTTCGATGCCACCTGCTCGCTGGTGGTGCGTGGACCGGATGATGAGACCCTGCCGGTTGGCGCGCCGGATCATCCCGAACGCGATATCATCGTCTGGATGGATCACCGCGCCGTTGAACAGGCGGAACGCATCAATGCCGGCGAACATGCCGTCCTGAAATATGTTGGTGGCCGCATCTCTCCCGAAATGCAGACGCCGAAGCTTTTGTGGCTTCGTGAAAACCGACCGGATATCTATGCCCGCGCCGAGCACTTCTTCGACCTGACGGATTTTCTGACATGGAAGGCTTCCTGCGCGCTTGATCGTTCCGCCTGCACGGTAACCTGTAAGTGGACCTATCTTGCCCATGAAAACCGCTGGGATGCGGAATATTTCAACCACATCGGGCTTGGCGATCTCGCCGAGCAGGGCTTCCGTCGCATCGGTGAAAGCGTCGTCCATCCCGGTACGGCATTGGGCGCGGGCCTCACCGAAGATGCGGCAAAAGCCATGGGGCTGGTTGCAGGCACGGCGGTTGCGGCAGGTCTTATCGATGCGCATGCCGGTGGCGTTGGCACGGTGGCTGCGGGCGGTGATGCATCGCGATGCCTCGGTTATGTCTTTGGAACCTCGTCCTGCACCATGACGACCACCGCCGAACCCGCCTTCGTGCCGGGTGTCTGGGGGCCCTATTATTCCGCCATGGTGCCCGGCGCTTGGTTGAATGAGGGGGGCCAGTCTGCCGCCGGTGCGGCCATCGATTATCTGGTGCAGTTGCACCCCGCTTTTGCCGAGGCGAAGGTGCTTGCCGAGAAGGAAGGCAAAGCCTTGGCGGTGTGGCTTGCCGACCGCGCGCTCAGCCTTGCAGCATCCGCTTCCGCCGCAGCTGAGATCGCCGAGGATTTTCATGTGGTGCCGGAATTTCTCGGCAACCGTGCGCCCTTTGCCGATCCCCATGCCCGCGCGGTCATTGCCGGTTATGGCATGGAGACCGGAGTGGATTCGCTCGTCGCGCTTTATGTGGCGGGCCTTCTCGGCCTCGGTTACGGGCTTCGCCAGATTATCGAAACGCAGGCCCGCAACGGCGCGCCGGTGGAAACCATCAGTGTCAGCGGCGGGGCCGGCGCTCATCCGCTTGCCCGGCAGTTGCTGGCCGATGCGACTGGCCTTCCGGTCGAACTCACCGAATGCGAAGAGCCGGTGCTTCTCGGATCTGCGATGCTTGGGGCCGTTGCCGCCGGAACCTATCCGGATCTGATGGCAGCGATGCCCGCCATGTCGCGGATTGCCAAATGTGCTTCGCCCGATCCTGCTTTTCAAAAGGTTCATCAGTCGCGGTACGACGCGTTTCTGGCGCTCCAGAATGCGGCGCGGGCCATTCGCTCCGCCAGCCGTTCCTGA
- a CDS encoding SDR family oxidoreductase, with amino-acid sequence MQFSGKSVIITGAGKGIGRACAQLMAARGAEVVAISRTQSDLDSLKSEIGGRSIRVDLADVAATRAAMIEAGPCDFLINSAGINVLESVLDMSDEGYEAVLGINLRAALVTCQEFARARVAKGGGGAIVNITSIAGHRGFQDHLCYAASKAGLEGATRVLAKELGPHGIRVNAVAPTITLTELAAEAWNDPAKSEPMMVRHPLKRFAEAEDVAQSIALLLSDDSSMISGAVLPIDGGFLAV; translated from the coding sequence ATGCAATTTTCCGGAAAATCCGTCATCATCACCGGCGCAGGAAAAGGAATCGGCCGCGCCTGTGCGCAGCTGATGGCTGCACGCGGTGCGGAAGTCGTGGCGATCAGCCGCACGCAGTCCGATCTCGACAGCCTGAAAAGCGAAATCGGCGGCCGTTCGATCCGCGTCGATCTCGCCGATGTGGCCGCAACGCGGGCGGCCATGATCGAGGCGGGGCCGTGCGATTTCCTGATCAACAGCGCCGGCATCAATGTGCTCGAAAGCGTGCTCGATATGAGCGACGAAGGCTATGAGGCCGTGCTTGGCATCAACCTGCGCGCCGCTCTCGTTACCTGCCAGGAATTCGCCCGTGCCCGCGTTGCGAAGGGTGGCGGCGGTGCGATCGTCAACATCACCTCCATTGCCGGTCACCGCGGTTTTCAGGATCACCTCTGCTATGCGGCGTCGAAGGCCGGACTTGAAGGTGCAACGCGGGTTCTCGCCAAGGAACTCGGTCCGCATGGCATTCGTGTCAACGCTGTCGCGCCAACCATCACGCTGACGGAACTGGCTGCGGAAGCGTGGAACGATCCGGCCAAGAGCGAACCGATGATGGTTCGCCATCCCTTGAAGCGCTTTGCCGAGGCCGAAGATGTTGCGCAAAGTATCGCGCTGCTTCTGTCGGATGATAGCAGCATGATTTCCGGTGCCGTACTGCCCATCGACGGCGGTTTCCTTGCCGTCTGA